TCGTATTTTCGAAGAAGCATATGAAATGTTAATAGAGGCAGGATTCGAATTACCTGAAAATGTTGAAATGTCACGCAAGTTAATGATTGAAATCCCACAAGAGAAAATACGATTTATATTAGCGAAGCCAATGGATGTTCCGACTTATGTAGAACATGGTGTAGCGGATATTGGAATTGCAGGAAAAGACGTTTTGTTAGAACAACATCGAGAAGTGCATGAACTGCTTGATCTGAAAATTAGTAAATGCCATATTGCTTCTGCTGGATTACCGAATACATCATTAAATGAAATTGCACCTAGAATTGCGACGAAATATCCAACTGTAGCATCAGATTACTATCGCGAAAAAGGAGAGCAAGTAGAAATCATTGGTTTAAATGGCTCTATCGAATTAGCGCCTATGATTGGTCTTGCAGATCGTATTGTCGATATTGTATCTACAGGTCAAACCTTAAAAGAGAATGGACTTGTCGAATATGAATTTATCACAGATGTTTCATCAAGATTAATTGCGAATCCAGTTAGTTATCGGATGAAAAATGAACGGATTTTAGATTTAGTGAAACGACTCAAAAAATGTGTGAAATGAGAGAAGGATTGGCTATGAAGATTGAAGTGTTAACAGATAATATTTCATTAAAAAGACCTTTAGAAGGTGGCAATGAAGAACAGTTAAAAACAGTGCGTCAAGTATTAGCGGATGTACGAGAAAAGGGAGATGCAGCAGTTAAAGCCTATAGTAAGAAATGGGATGGCATCGCACTTGATGATTTACGTGTTACTGAGCAAGAAATAAAAGAAGCTGTTGCATCATTAGATCCTCAATTAGTACAAGATTTAACAGAAGCTGCGGCCAATATTCGTGCATATCATGAACAACAAAAACGAAATGGTTACCAACTAAATCTTGATAATGGTTCTTGGCTTGGACAAAGGATTCTACCACTCGCATCTGTAGGATTATATGTTCCAGGTGGTTCAGCTGCGTATCCTTCTTCTGTTTTAATGAACGTTATTCCAGCGCAAGTTGCAGGTGTTAAACGCATTGTTTTAGCAACACCTTGTGATCAGAATGGTAAGCTTCCAGCAGCTGTATTAACAGCGGCCTCTATTTTAGGAATTGAAGAGATTTATAAAATGGGTGGAGCTCAAGCAATAGGAGCATTGGCTTATGGTACTGAAACGATACAAGCAGTAGATAAGATTACTGGACCGGGGAATATTTTTGTAGCACTGGCAAAGAGAGAAGTATTTGGCGAAGTAGCCATAGATATGATTGCTGGTCCAAGTGAAATAGCCATTATTGCTGATGAGACGGCATACGCAGATGAAATTGCTGCAGACTTACTTTCACAAGCTGAACATGATGCAATGGCATGTCCAATTCTTGTAACAACAAGTGAACACCTTGCTGAAAACGTACAAGCTAAAGTCGAAGAACAATTGCAATCCTTACCACGCAAAGATATTGCAAAGAAATCTGTTGAAAACTTCGGAAGAATCTATATTGCTGAATCCATTCACCAGGCTATAAAAGCAATCAATCAATTAGCCCCAGAACATTTAGAAATTGTTACAGAAGACGCACAAAAAGTGAGTGAACAAATTCGAAATGCAGGTGCTATTTTCTTAGGAAGATATAGTTCAGAACCAGTTGGTGATTATTTTGCAGGTACGAATCATGTACTGCCAACAAATAGTACCGCTCGTTTTGCTAGTGGACTAAATGTAGATGATTTTATCAAAAAAACAAGCGTTGTGTATTATACAGAAAAAACTTGGAAAGTAAATGCACCTAAAATTGCTAGACTAGCTCGTCTTGAAGGATTAGAAGGGCATGCAAGAGCAGTGGAGTCAAGAGGTTGGGACAAAGGAGAGAAATAGAATGGCACGCTATGCAACAATAGAACGTAAGACAAATGAAACGCAAATTGCTGTTGAAATTGAGTTAGATGGTGAAGGAAAAGCTACTGTGGAAACAGGTGTACCTTTCATGGACCATATGCTAGATCTCTTCATGAAACATGGCCTTTTTAATGGCAAAATTGTAGCACATGGTGATACAGAAATTGACGATCACCATACAACAGAAGATTTAGGAATCGTACTTGGTCAGGCCATTAAGGAAGCGCTGGGTGATAAAAAAGGGATAAAACGTTATGGTAATGCATTTGTGCCAATGGATGATGCACTTGCACAAGTAGTCATCGACTGTTCAAACCGACCTCATTTAGAATTTCGTGCAGAAATACCAGCTCAGAAAGTGGGGACATTCGATACTGAACTTGTACATGAATTTTTATGGAAATTTGCACTAGAAGCTCGTATGAATGTTCATGTAATTGTTCCATATGGCCATAATACACATCACATTATTGAAGCTATTTTCAAAGCTTTAGCAAGAGCAATCGATGATGCTGTTCAAATTGATCCACGGGTTAAAGGGGTACCATCAACGAAGGGGTTGTTAACATGAAAATCGGCGTAATCGATTATGGAATGGGAAATCTTTTTAGTGTTGAGCAAGCGATTAAGCGTTTAGGCAATGAAGTTGTCATATCTGCTGATCAAAACAGATTGTTGCAATGTGATGCACTTATCTTACCAGGTGTTGGCGCATTTCAAGATGCGATGAAGAAATTACAAGATACAGGTCTTGTATCATTGTTTCAAGAAGTAATAGCTACTAAAAAACCTCTTCTTGGTATTTGCCTTGGAATGCAGCTACTGTTTCAAGAAAGTGAAGAAAATGGAGTTTGGCAAGGACTAGGTATTTTCAAAGGACGTATTAAACAATTTTCTGGTAAAGATTTATCTGGAAAATCATATAGAGTACCGCATATGGGATGGAATAACTTACAATTTACTAAATCTCCGACATGGTTAGATCAATTACCAAAGGAACGCTATGTTTACTTTGTGCATTCTTATTTTGCAACAGATATGGACGAGGAAGATTTAGTCGCTTTTGCGGAATACGGAGATATGAATGTTCCAGGGATTGTCCAAAAAGGGACCGTAACAGGTATGCAATTCCATCCTGAAAAATCTGGTGAATGTGGCGTTTATTTATTGCAACAATGGCTTCGAGCAGTATCGAAAGGGGTTGTCGTTTCATGAGTATTCAAATTTTCCCAGCCATCGATATGAGAGGTGGCAAATGTGTACGACTATTTAAGGGAGACTACGAACAAGAAACTGTCTATGCAGACTCTCCATTTGAAATGGCCAAGAGTTTTGCAGAGGCAGGAGCAAGTTATGTACATATGGTAGACCTAGATGGTGCAAAAGATGGTGAACGTACACACGCTGCAGAAGTTATTCGTGTAGCAAAAGAGTTACCTATAAAAGTTCAGATTGGCGGGGGAATACGTTCTGAAGAGGATGTTCGTTATTATCTAGAAAATGGTGTAGATCGCGTTATTATCGGAAGTTTAGCCATCCGTGAACCGGAGCTAGTAAAAGGGTTTATCAGAACGTTTGGACCAGAACGAATTGTGATTGGACTAGATGCAAAAGATGGAATGGTAGCAACTCACGGTTGGATTGAAACCTCAGATCGTTCAGCTATAGAAGTTGGACAAGAATTTGTAAACGCTGGAGCTAAGTATTTTATTTTCACTGATATTGCAACAGATGGTACATTAGCTGGCCCAAATATTGAAGCGAATCTTCAATTAGCACAAGAAACAGGTGCAGAAGTTATTGTTTCTGGTGGTATTAGTACTTTAGAAGATATTGCGAAGGTGAAAGCAGCAGCACAAAATACCTCAGTTGGTGGCGTAATTATTGGTAAAGCATTATATGCAGGACGCTTTACCTTACAAGAGGCATTGAAGGAGGCCGAATAATGTTAACAAAACGAATTATTCCCTGTTTAGATGTCAAGGAGGGACGTGTTGTTAAAGGGGTTCAATTTGTCTCACTTCGTGACGCGGGAGATCCAGTAGAACTAGCAAAATTTTATAACGAACAAGGTGCTGATGAACTTGTTTTCCTTGATATCTCAGCTTCTCATGAAGGCAGAGAGACGATGGTAGATGTTGTACGTAAAACTGCCACAGCTCTAGCAATTCCTTTTACAGTAGGTGGAGGGATCAGAACGCTAGAAGATATGAAACGACTACTTCGAGCAGGTGCAGACAAAGTTTCGATTAACTCCTCAGCGATTAATCGTCCTGAATTGATCAAAGAAGGCTCTGATTATTTCGGTGCACAGTGTATTGTTGTGGCCATTGATGCAAAATGGAGCGAGGAAGATGGTACATGGATGGTCTATACACATGGAGGACGAAATAAGACGGATAAAGAAGCGGTAGCATGGGCAAAGGAAGCTGTCGCACTAGGAGCAGGTGAATTACTTGTAACAAGTATGGATCAAGATGGTGAAAAGAGTGGATTCGATTTACCACTGACAAAAGCGATCAGAGATGCTGTGAATGTACCGATTATCGCTAGTGGTGGCGCAGGGAAAGCAAATGATTTTTATGAAGTATTACATGATGTTGATGCAGATGCAGCACTAGCCGCTTCAATTTTTCACTATAAAGAGACAAGTGTTGCAGAAGTGAAAGTTAGCTTAAAACAAAGAGGAGTGGCAGTAAGATGATTGAAAATCTAAAATTTGATGATAAAGGTTTAATAACAGCAGTTATACAAGATGCACAAACAAAAGAAGTATTAACAGTTGCCTATATGAATAAAGAATCTCTAGAAAAAACAATTGAAACAGGTGAAACATGGTTTTACAGCCGCCGAAGACAAGAACTTTGGCATAAAGGTGAAACAAGTGGCAATACTCAAAAAGTAGTTGCACTACGTACAGATTGTGATCAAGATGCTCTAGTTGTGGAAGTTTTACCAAACGGACCAGCTTGCCATAATGGAACTGTTTCATGTTTTACCAAAGTACTAAAAGAAAAGGATTCTTCAATTGGTTCATTAGATATTTTGGAAACATTAAAAAACGTCATTCAAGGACGTGAAAAAGAAATGCCTGAAGGTGCTTATACTACTTATTTATTCAATGAAGGCGTTGATAAAATTTGTAAGAAAGTTGGCGAAGAGGCAACTGAAGTCGTTATTGCTTCGAAAAATCGAAATCCTGAAGAATTAAAATGGGAAGCAGCAGATTTAATTTACCATTTATTAGTATTACTACAAGAACAAAAATTAGATATGTACGAAGTTTTAGGAGTTCTTCAAAAACGTCATGAAAAGCACTAAACTATGTTATAATATAGGATACTATGTCTAAGGAACGTATAATAACGTTCCTTATTGTTTTTCGGAGGAAAATTTCAGGATATGAAAAGTGAAGAAAATACTCGAAAAAATGTTGTGTCCTTTATTCCAAATGGCGAATTTTATTATAAAAAAGCCGTACAAGCATTAAATCGTGATCAAGAAGAAAAAGCACTTAAATATTTGCGAAGAGCAGTGGAACTTAGTCCAGATGATTCTTTAATTTTACTACAATATGCCATTGTTGAAATGGAAGCGGGCCGTTTAGATCATGCGTTGGAATTATTAAGAAAAGCAAATGAGATAGATCCGAACGAGCCAGAAATATTGTTATTTTTGGCAGAAGCCTCTGCACAAGTTGGTTTAACAGAAGATGCAAAGTATTTTGCTGAAGAATATTTACACCTTGATGAAATGGGAGAATATGCAGATGAGGCAATAGACATCATTGATTTTGCTACATCTATCGAGGGGAGTATCGCTCCAGGAAATTCTGCGAATCGTGAAGTCGTTTATTTACAAGAAAAGGCTAGAAAATTAATGGAGTCAGGAAAACTTGACGAAGCAATTGAGATATTAGAAAGTATCATAACAGATCATCCAGATTTCTGGGCAGCTTATAATAATTTAGCACTTGCATATTTTTATCAAGGTGATTCTGAACAAGCCAGAGCATTATTGCATGAAGTATTAAAAGGAAATTATGGGAATTTACACGCTCTTTGCAATTTAACAGTAATGGCTTATTACGAAAAAGATGAAGAAGAATTAAAGGATTTAACAGATTTACTTGTAAAACTTAGCCCATTTTCTTTTGAACAACGGTATAAACTCGGTGCCACTCTTGCTCTAATTGGCTGTTATGAGGAGGCTTACAAATGGTTGCGTAGTATGATGCGACATGGCTTTGAAGAAGATCCGGGACATTATTTTTGGCTTTCTCACGCAGCTTATTTCTCCGGAAACGAAAAAGAAGCACGAGTAACTTGGGAGAAATTGATAGAAATTGATCCTGAAAAAGCTGGCTACGAACCTTGGGCTATGAATCATACAAATCTTGATCATGACTCCATTGAGAGAAATCGAGATTTTATCGTAGGAAAATTAGAGAGTGAATATAGAAGCGATCGTTTACTAGGAATATTTTTAGTTGGAAAATCACCACATCAACAAGAAATTTTAGCACATCCTAAATGGATTCGAATTGATAATTATTCTGCAATCGAAAAGCTATTTTTAGCCTACACACTAGATCATGATTTCCTAGAAGATGATGGTACTTTAAAACCGTTTTTACGTTCAGTAGAAGTTGCAGAAATTCTGTACAGAGACGTTAAACCACTTAAATTAAATGATACATTCCTATTCCAAATGTGGTTTGTATTATGTGAGCGTGCAT
This window of the Rummeliibacillus pycnus genome carries:
- the hisF gene encoding imidazole glycerol phosphate synthase subunit HisF, coding for MLTKRIIPCLDVKEGRVVKGVQFVSLRDAGDPVELAKFYNEQGADELVFLDISASHEGRETMVDVVRKTATALAIPFTVGGGIRTLEDMKRLLRAGADKVSINSSAINRPELIKEGSDYFGAQCIVVAIDAKWSEEDGTWMVYTHGGRNKTDKEAVAWAKEAVALGAGELLVTSMDQDGEKSGFDLPLTKAIRDAVNVPIIASGGAGKANDFYEVLHDVDADAALAASIFHYKETSVAEVKVSLKQRGVAVR
- the hisD gene encoding histidinol dehydrogenase is translated as MKIEVLTDNISLKRPLEGGNEEQLKTVRQVLADVREKGDAAVKAYSKKWDGIALDDLRVTEQEIKEAVASLDPQLVQDLTEAAANIRAYHEQQKRNGYQLNLDNGSWLGQRILPLASVGLYVPGGSAAYPSSVLMNVIPAQVAGVKRIVLATPCDQNGKLPAAVLTAASILGIEEIYKMGGAQAIGALAYGTETIQAVDKITGPGNIFVALAKREVFGEVAIDMIAGPSEIAIIADETAYADEIAADLLSQAEHDAMACPILVTTSEHLAENVQAKVEEQLQSLPRKDIAKKSVENFGRIYIAESIHQAIKAINQLAPEHLEIVTEDAQKVSEQIRNAGAIFLGRYSSEPVGDYFAGTNHVLPTNSTARFASGLNVDDFIKKTSVVYYTEKTWKVNAPKIARLARLEGLEGHARAVESRGWDKGEK
- a CDS encoding tetratricopeptide repeat protein, with the protein product MKSEENTRKNVVSFIPNGEFYYKKAVQALNRDQEEKALKYLRRAVELSPDDSLILLQYAIVEMEAGRLDHALELLRKANEIDPNEPEILLFLAEASAQVGLTEDAKYFAEEYLHLDEMGEYADEAIDIIDFATSIEGSIAPGNSANREVVYLQEKARKLMESGKLDEAIEILESIITDHPDFWAAYNNLALAYFYQGDSEQARALLHEVLKGNYGNLHALCNLTVMAYYEKDEEELKDLTDLLVKLSPFSFEQRYKLGATLALIGCYEEAYKWLRSMMRHGFEEDPGHYFWLSHAAYFSGNEKEARVTWEKLIEIDPEKAGYEPWAMNHTNLDHDSIERNRDFIVGKLESEYRSDRLLGIFLVGKSPHQQEILAHPKWIRIDNYSAIEKLFLAYTLDHDFLEDDGTLKPFLRSVEVAEILYRDVKPLKLNDTFLFQMWFVLCERALEDGYAFKNPKAIAAATEYMYKSSRIKNVTKKSIATYYGISPATLTKYVNELIQFLPLFDK
- the hisIE gene encoding bifunctional phosphoribosyl-AMP cyclohydrolase/phosphoribosyl-ATP diphosphatase HisIE; the encoded protein is MIENLKFDDKGLITAVIQDAQTKEVLTVAYMNKESLEKTIETGETWFYSRRRQELWHKGETSGNTQKVVALRTDCDQDALVVEVLPNGPACHNGTVSCFTKVLKEKDSSIGSLDILETLKNVIQGREKEMPEGAYTTYLFNEGVDKICKKVGEEATEVVIASKNRNPEELKWEAADLIYHLLVLLQEQKLDMYEVLGVLQKRHEKH
- the hisG gene encoding ATP phosphoribosyltransferase, which codes for MNELTIAMPKGRIFEEAYEMLIEAGFELPENVEMSRKLMIEIPQEKIRFILAKPMDVPTYVEHGVADIGIAGKDVLLEQHREVHELLDLKISKCHIASAGLPNTSLNEIAPRIATKYPTVASDYYREKGEQVEIIGLNGSIELAPMIGLADRIVDIVSTGQTLKENGLVEYEFITDVSSRLIANPVSYRMKNERILDLVKRLKKCVK
- the hisB gene encoding imidazoleglycerol-phosphate dehydratase HisB, with translation MARYATIERKTNETQIAVEIELDGEGKATVETGVPFMDHMLDLFMKHGLFNGKIVAHGDTEIDDHHTTEDLGIVLGQAIKEALGDKKGIKRYGNAFVPMDDALAQVVIDCSNRPHLEFRAEIPAQKVGTFDTELVHEFLWKFALEARMNVHVIVPYGHNTHHIIEAIFKALARAIDDAVQIDPRVKGVPSTKGLLT
- the hisH gene encoding imidazole glycerol phosphate synthase subunit HisH — its product is MKIGVIDYGMGNLFSVEQAIKRLGNEVVISADQNRLLQCDALILPGVGAFQDAMKKLQDTGLVSLFQEVIATKKPLLGICLGMQLLFQESEENGVWQGLGIFKGRIKQFSGKDLSGKSYRVPHMGWNNLQFTKSPTWLDQLPKERYVYFVHSYFATDMDEEDLVAFAEYGDMNVPGIVQKGTVTGMQFHPEKSGECGVYLLQQWLRAVSKGVVVS
- the hisA gene encoding 1-(5-phosphoribosyl)-5-[(5-phosphoribosylamino)methylideneamino]imidazole-4-carboxamide isomerase yields the protein MSIQIFPAIDMRGGKCVRLFKGDYEQETVYADSPFEMAKSFAEAGASYVHMVDLDGAKDGERTHAAEVIRVAKELPIKVQIGGGIRSEEDVRYYLENGVDRVIIGSLAIREPELVKGFIRTFGPERIVIGLDAKDGMVATHGWIETSDRSAIEVGQEFVNAGAKYFIFTDIATDGTLAGPNIEANLQLAQETGAEVIVSGGISTLEDIAKVKAAAQNTSVGGVIIGKALYAGRFTLQEALKEAE